One window from the genome of Candidatus Didemnitutus sp. encodes:
- a CDS encoding ABC transporter permease yields the protein MTPPVERILRPHRGWFRLDLARLLQQRDLLVLLVRRDLVSRYQQTILGPLWFLLQPLLLTGVFVLVFNRGLRTSTDGVPAHLFYLCGMLLWAYFANVLAGAGNTFQVNASVFTKVYFPRLVVPLAVVLASLAPLALQTLLFLAFYVPALLGSPMWHPIPVALALLPLTLAQVALLALGVSLLTSGLSAKYRDLQHALPFVVQLWMFATPVIYPLSQLGPLARWVAALNPLACPVEMLRFACFGAGAVTPQLAALSLAGTLLVLAAGLFVFQRAERTFADTV from the coding sequence ATGACTCCGCCCGTCGAACGCATCCTGCGCCCGCATCGCGGCTGGTTCCGTCTCGATCTCGCGCGCCTGCTCCAGCAACGCGACCTGTTGGTGCTGCTCGTGCGGCGCGATCTCGTCTCGCGTTACCAGCAGACGATCCTCGGCCCGCTCTGGTTCCTGCTCCAACCGCTGCTGCTCACCGGCGTGTTCGTCCTCGTCTTCAACCGCGGCCTCCGCACCTCGACCGACGGCGTGCCCGCGCACCTGTTCTACCTCTGCGGCATGTTGCTCTGGGCGTATTTCGCCAACGTCCTCGCCGGTGCCGGCAACACCTTCCAAGTGAACGCGTCGGTGTTCACCAAGGTCTATTTCCCCCGCCTCGTCGTGCCACTCGCCGTCGTGCTCGCCAGCCTCGCGCCGCTCGCTCTCCAAACGCTGCTCTTCCTCGCGTTCTACGTGCCCGCGCTGCTCGGCTCGCCCATGTGGCACCCGATCCCGGTCGCGCTCGCGCTGCTGCCACTCACGCTCGCCCAAGTCGCCTTGCTCGCCCTCGGCGTCAGCCTGCTCACTTCCGGCCTCTCGGCGAAATACCGCGACTTGCAGCACGCGCTGCCCTTCGTGGTGCAACTCTGGATGTTCGCCACGCCGGTGATCTATCCGCTCTCGCAACTCGGCCCGCTCGCGCGCTGGGTCGCCGCGCTCAATCCCCTCGCCTGCCCGGTCGAGATGCTGCGCTTCGCCTGCTTCGGCGCCGGCGCGGTCACGCCGCAACTCGCCGCGCTCTCGCTCGCCGGCACGCTGCTCGTCCTTGCGGCGGGCCTGTTCGTCTTCCAGCGCGCCGAGCGCACGTTTGCCGACACCGTCTGA
- a CDS encoding GDP-mannose 4,6-dehydratase, translating to MSSRVAFITGITGQDGSYLTEFLLARGYAVHGLVRRASLFNRSRIEHLRHDPALGGQSLFLHYGDLNDTTSLRRLFRAIKPTEVYHLAGQSHVGLSFEIPEATVQEVANATLGLLEILRDQEHPVRFYHASSSEIFGTPAAAPQSEDTPLRPTSPYGCAKAFATNLGRVYRDSYGLFVCNGIAYNHESPRRGENFVTRKISLAAARIARGRQKELTLGNLDVTRDWGYAPEYVDAMWRMLQQEKPGDYVLATGASHTLGDFLDAAFTHVGLDWRAHVTTDPRFVRPAEPFRLVGDASRARAQLGWSAQTKLADLARLMVDADLAALDAAP from the coding sequence ATGAGCAGTCGCGTCGCCTTCATCACCGGCATCACCGGCCAGGACGGCTCCTACCTCACCGAGTTCCTCCTCGCCCGCGGCTACGCCGTGCACGGCCTCGTGCGCCGCGCGAGCCTGTTCAATCGCTCGCGCATCGAGCATCTGCGCCACGATCCCGCGCTCGGCGGCCAATCGCTCTTCCTCCACTACGGCGATCTCAACGACACCACATCGCTCCGCCGCCTGTTCCGCGCCATCAAGCCCACCGAGGTCTACCACCTCGCCGGTCAGAGCCACGTCGGCCTAAGCTTCGAGATCCCCGAAGCCACCGTGCAGGAAGTCGCCAACGCCACGCTCGGCCTCCTCGAAATCCTCCGCGATCAGGAACACCCCGTGCGCTTCTACCACGCGTCGAGCTCGGAAATCTTCGGCACTCCCGCCGCCGCGCCGCAGAGCGAGGACACCCCGCTGCGCCCCACGAGCCCCTACGGTTGCGCCAAGGCCTTCGCAACCAACCTCGGCCGCGTCTACCGGGATTCCTACGGCCTGTTCGTCTGCAACGGCATCGCCTACAACCACGAGTCCCCGCGCCGCGGCGAAAATTTCGTCACGCGCAAAATCTCGCTCGCCGCCGCCCGCATCGCCCGCGGCCGCCAAAAGGAGCTCACGCTCGGCAACCTCGACGTCACACGCGACTGGGGCTACGCGCCCGAATACGTCGACGCGATGTGGCGCATGCTCCAACAGGAAAAACCCGGCGACTACGTCCTCGCCACCGGCGCGAGCCACACGCTCGGCGATTTTCTCGACGCCGCCTTCACCCACGTCGGCCTCGACTGGCGCGCGCACGTGACGACCGATCCGCGCTTCGTCCGCCCCGCCGAGCCGTTCCGCCTCGTCGGCGACGCCTCGCGCGCCCGCGCGCAACTCGGCTGGTCCGCGCAGACCAAACTCGCCGACCTCGCCCGCCTCATGGTCGACGCCGACCTCGCCGCGCTCGACGCCGCACCGTGA
- a CDS encoding sulfotransferase domain-containing protein, with protein MKGIVWLASYPKSGNTWFRTFLTNFLRDADTPAQINALDGGPIASARGVFDEALGYDSGELTFEEIDALRPEVYLHQAREAKETLYCKVHDAYTFLSDGRALIPAEATAAALYFVRNPLDVAVSFAHHGGHDRFDRVIRQMARDENSFCETDATEANQLRQKLLSWSNHVRSWADAPGVRVHVVRYEDMKLRSEETFGAAARFAGLPDDPTRLKKAIEFSRFEELRAQEEKTGFAEKMARAKSFFRKGEIGSWREALTPQQVAQVVADHGDVMRRFGYLDANGELVF; from the coding sequence ATGAAAGGCATCGTCTGGCTCGCGTCCTACCCGAAGTCAGGCAACACGTGGTTCCGCACGTTCCTGACGAATTTCCTGCGCGACGCAGACACGCCCGCGCAGATCAACGCGCTCGACGGCGGACCGATCGCGAGTGCGCGCGGGGTTTTCGACGAGGCGCTCGGCTACGATTCAGGCGAACTGACCTTCGAGGAGATCGATGCGCTGCGTCCGGAGGTGTATCTGCATCAGGCGCGCGAGGCGAAGGAGACGCTCTATTGCAAAGTGCACGACGCCTACACGTTTTTGTCGGATGGGCGGGCGCTGATCCCCGCGGAGGCAACGGCAGCGGCTTTGTATTTCGTGCGCAACCCGCTCGATGTGGCCGTATCGTTCGCGCACCACGGCGGGCATGACCGGTTTGATCGCGTGATCCGGCAGATGGCGCGAGACGAGAATTCGTTTTGCGAAACCGATGCCACCGAAGCGAACCAGCTTCGGCAAAAACTCCTCTCGTGGAGCAATCACGTGCGGAGCTGGGCCGACGCGCCGGGCGTGCGGGTCCATGTGGTGCGCTATGAAGACATGAAGCTGCGGTCCGAGGAGACTTTCGGCGCGGCGGCGCGTTTCGCGGGATTGCCGGACGATCCGACGCGGTTGAAAAAGGCGATCGAGTTCAGCCGCTTCGAGGAACTGCGCGCGCAGGAGGAGAAAACGGGCTTCGCCGAGAAGATGGCGCGCGCGAAGTCCTTTTTTCGCAAGGGCGAGATCGGCTCCTGGCGGGAGGCGCTCACTCCGCAGCAGGTCGCCCAGGTAGTGGCGGACCATGGCGACGTGATGCGGCGTTTCGGCTACCTCGACGCGAACGGCGAGTTGGTATTTTGA
- a CDS encoding lasso peptide biosynthesis PqqD family chaperone, which translates to MSALPPLALTTSVVRSSDQVSGDLDGKVVLLSIENGEYYNMNEVGSRIWALIEQPMTVAALVDRLLGEFEVERATCEREALAFLDQLQRDKLLRVVPSA; encoded by the coding sequence ATGTCCGCGCTTCCTCCCCTTGCACTTACCACGTCCGTCGTCCGCAGCTCCGACCAGGTGTCGGGCGATCTAGATGGCAAAGTCGTGCTGCTCTCGATCGAGAACGGCGAATACTACAACATGAACGAGGTCGGCAGCCGCATCTGGGCGCTGATCGAGCAGCCGATGACAGTCGCGGCGCTCGTCGACCGCCTGCTCGGCGAGTTCGAGGTCGAGCGTGCGACGTGCGAGCGCGAGGCGCTGGCGTTCCTCGACCAGCTGCAGCGCGACAAGTTGCTGCGGGTGGTGCCTTCGGCGTAG
- a CDS encoding phytanoyl-CoA dioxygenase family protein has translation MSNPPIPLAPSDEAGSLGVLHLKRLWTRARAARGGWRSDDLDDDQRDHLVIDALGLGLEQARRQIMESARTFEEFEKWVVATSGEPEPARVARLNAALCGEPPPPATRAWLAQIDALPPVLSAEDLAHWEEHGYVIVHDAVPEESRRAAEAAIWENTSARPDDPTTWYADRGQGIMLQLFQHPAFTANRRSPRIHKAFAQLWGTADLWVTCDRGGFNPPLRPGETFRASDLHWDVSLARPIPFGTQGILYLTDTPPEQGAFRCVPGFHRRLEAWLDALPTGTDPRQQDLHALGVKHIGGRAGDLVIWSDKLPHGASPNHGARPRIVQYLNMYPARRERNKVWL, from the coding sequence ATGAGCAATCCACCGATCCCTCTCGCGCCCTCCGACGAAGCCGGCTCGCTCGGCGTGCTGCATCTGAAACGACTCTGGACGCGGGCGCGCGCGGCGCGCGGCGGCTGGCGCAGCGACGATCTCGACGACGACCAGCGCGACCATCTGGTGATCGATGCGCTCGGTCTCGGCCTCGAGCAGGCGCGCCGGCAGATCATGGAGTCGGCGAGGACATTCGAGGAATTCGAGAAATGGGTCGTGGCGACGAGTGGCGAACCGGAGCCGGCGCGGGTGGCGCGGCTCAACGCGGCCTTGTGCGGCGAGCCGCCTCCGCCGGCGACGCGGGCGTGGTTGGCGCAGATTGACGCGCTGCCGCCGGTGTTGAGCGCCGAGGACCTCGCGCATTGGGAAGAGCACGGCTACGTGATCGTGCACGACGCGGTGCCGGAGGAATCGCGCCGTGCGGCGGAGGCGGCGATCTGGGAAAACACCTCGGCGCGGCCCGACGATCCGACGACGTGGTATGCGGATCGAGGGCAGGGAATCATGCTGCAGTTGTTCCAACATCCCGCATTCACCGCGAACCGGCGTTCGCCGCGGATCCACAAGGCATTCGCGCAGCTGTGGGGCACGGCGGACCTGTGGGTGACGTGCGATCGCGGCGGCTTCAACCCGCCGTTGCGCCCGGGCGAGACGTTTCGCGCATCGGACCTGCATTGGGACGTGAGCTTGGCGCGACCGATTCCGTTCGGCACGCAGGGCATTCTCTATCTGACCGACACTCCGCCGGAACAGGGAGCGTTCCGGTGCGTGCCGGGTTTCCACCGGCGGCTCGAGGCGTGGCTCGATGCGTTGCCGACGGGCACGGATCCGCGCCAACAGGACTTGCACGCGCTCGGCGTGAAGCACATCGGCGGACGCGCGGGCGACCTCGTTATCTGGAGCGACAAGCTCCCGCACGGCGCGAGTCCGAATCACGGCGCGCGGCCGCGCATTGTCCAATACCTGAACATGTATCCGGCACGTCGAGAGCGGAACAAAGTGTGGCTGTGA